A portion of the Girardinichthys multiradiatus isolate DD_20200921_A chromosome 23, DD_fGirMul_XY1, whole genome shotgun sequence genome contains these proteins:
- the LOC124860769 gene encoding tyrosine-protein phosphatase non-receptor type 3-like — protein MEAAGHDVCSSVLDANDAHCSDGEQICARPAAQLKTYLSFTFILETKSLPSRSPPSTPNWRSPRVRHEIRKPRPSSVELSTDLKDMSEGEDVFYRASVGSSKESEGDTSPHYFAGSKNQGTGEGLLQPDDRIGEDDSPPHYNKDAVGDCDLMLICITPDHNGKFGFNVKGGVDQKMPRAISHVKPDSPAGRSEPRLQEGDLVVLINGRDISEHTHDQVVMFIRASRELHSRQLALLIRRKGPGRVMPQLQLSFDALSLTIPAQENKPQSPGQMEQVTTLGESMKQLEREIQSGTLSFHFENLYKRKPGHVTVAPPESGVCLRYIAAQGPLPQTCTHFWQTVWEQQTHTIIMLTTLTERGWTKCHQYWPHPPEVKNYSHLSVKCHSEECNLAYVTRQFTLRHNKLDEERAVTHLHYVAWPDHGVPDDPSDLLLFISSVRERRKGKKPLMVHCSAGIGRTGVLITMETALSLMDESRPVFPLDIVKTLRDQRAMMVQTTCQFQFVCEAVLRVYNEKREKSKAS, from the exons ATGGAAGCTGCTGGACATGACGTCTGCTCCTCTGTTTTGGATGCCAATGATGCAcactgctctgatggagagcagATTTGTGCTCGTCCAGCGg CTCAACTTAAGACATACCTTTCATTCACATTCATTCTCGAGACCAAGAGTCTTCCCTCCAGATCACCGCCATCAACCCCCAACTGGAGGAGTCCCCGCGTTCGCCATGAGATCAGAAAGCCTCGCCCATCATCGGTGGAGCTCAGCACGGACCTGAAAGACATGTCAGAGGGAGAGGATGTCTTCTACAGGGCCTCTGTGGGCAGCAGCAAGGAGAGTGAAGGAGACACTTCACCTCATTACTTTGCTGGTTCTAAGAATCAAGGAACTGGCGAGGGTTTGTTGCAACCTGACGACAGAATAGGAGAAGACGACAGCCCGCCCCACTACAATAAAGATGCAGTTGGTGACTGTGACCTGATGCTGATATGCATCACTCCAGACCACAATGGCAAATTTGGCTTCAATGTAAAGGGTGGAGTGGATCAGAAGATGCCTCGGGCCATATCACACGTTAAACCGGACTCCCCGGCAGGTCGATCTGAACCCAGACTGCAGGAGGGAGACCTGGTGGTACTCATCAACGGTCGGGACATTTCCGAGCACACGCACGACCAGGTCGTCATGTTCATACGAGCCAGCCGAGAGTTGCACTCCAGACAGCTGGCTCTGCTCATCAGACGTAAAGGGCCGGGCCGAGTCATgcctcagctgcagctgtctttCGATGCCCTTTCGCTCACCATCCCTGCACAGGAAAACAAGCCTCAGTCACCAGGTCAGATGGAGCAGGTCACCACGCTGGGGGAGTCAATGAAACAGCTAGAGAGAGAAATACAGTCAGGCACACTATCCTTCCATTTTGAGAATTTATACAAGAGGAAGCCTGGTCATGTCACGGTGGCGCCTCCTGAGTCTGGTGTGTGCTTACGTTACATTGCAGCTCAAGGTCCACTTCCACAGACCTGCACTCACTTTTGGCAAACTGTATGGGAGCAACAGACACACACCATCATCATGCTTACAACTCTAACAGAGAGGGGATGGACTAAGTGCCACCAGTACTGGCCACATCCGCCGGAGGTGAAGAACTACAGCCACTTGTCTGTGAAGTGTCACTCGGAGGAGTGCAACCTGGCGTACGTGACGAGGCAGTTCACTCTGAGGCACAACAAGTTAGATGAGGAGCGTGCAGTCACACACCTGCATTACGTCGCGTGGCCAGACCACGGCGTACCCGACGACCCCTCGGACCTCCTGCTCTTCATCAGCTCAGTAAGGGAGAGGAGGAAAGGCAAAAAGCCGTTGATGGTTCACTGCAGTGCTGGGATTGGGCGGACAGGTGTCCTGATCACCATGGAGACGGCGCTAAGTCTGATGGACGAGAGTCGGCCGGTGTTCCCGTTGGACATTGTTAAAACGCTAAGAGACCAGCGAGCCATGATGGTTCAGACCACGTGTCAGTTCCAGTTTGTGTGTGAGGCCGTTCTCCGAGTCTACAATGAAAAACGAGAGAAATCCAAAGCATCGTAG